The Ochotona princeps isolate mOchPri1 chromosome 22, mOchPri1.hap1, whole genome shotgun sequence nucleotide sequence GCAGGGCTCTGCGACTTATGTCCCCGTGTTCACTCGTTCTCTCACGAAATAAAGGGTGTGAGTGGCACAACAGCCTGACCACTAACCTGTGGGAAGAAACTGGCTCTGCCGTTAGTCGGTCCCCTTCCTCACCCCCTCCTACACCGGGCATTAATGCTGTAGGTGTGGTCGATACCCTGCTGAGTGGCGATGGGTGGTCTCTGGCAtggctcccctggtgagtcaggACGTGAGAGTGGGGGCCCTCACATTGAAGACACTTCTGTCGGTTGCATTCCTCGTCCCCCACAGCGGTGTGCAGGGGTTTGGTCAGCTGGGCTGAGCAACCAAGGTCTCCTGTGCCACTCAGACACTGCTGCCCAACCCCAGACCCCTCTTCAACCTGAGGCCTCCGCGTCCCAGGTCCTGGCTAGCTGAGTGGGATCAGGCAGGAAGCCCAGGCGATGCAGACTTAGGAGGGGCAGGGGTGCCCAGCCACAGTCCCTGGCCCCCCTCATCTCACGctgccaccgccaccaccaccgccTGACCTCCTTCTCACCTCAGAAAAGTGGTTGGAGCTGTTTCccgtggggtgggggtgagccgtctcagctgcaggcccagccagaggagcagggatgggggtggggcaccCTGGGCCCCAGGGTAGAGTTTCAGATTTGTTTGCGCCTGCAGGAGGCACCAAGGGACAGGGTGGGGCACCCCCTTTGCTATGACATTCAGGTCACCTAGGCAGcctgcagctcagctgtcctGCTCTGTCCACTAGGTGGGCTAGGAGCCCAGGAGGTGTGTCCGGCCTGGGTGGTCGCAGGGGTCAGGGGCAGGCAGCTGAGGCTCCTGTCTGTCCTGCCGAGCCAGGCAAAGCTGGTGCTATTAATATTAGGTGCAGGCCCAGCAGTGATCCTCTTAGGCCCTCGTCTGGCAGGTCCCTGAGCCTCTCCGGCCTAAAACCCAACCTGCTGCCCTTCAGCTATGGAGGGCCGACGAGGGGCGTCTGAGTATCTAGGCAGCCCCAGGAGGCTGCTGAGGGTCTGAGAGGGCGCACACACCTGTGTCAGCCATGAACAGCCCCCCAACTTACCCTGGCATCAGGATCTCGGGGTGTTGGGCCCTAGGAGCAGAAAGCAGGTGAGTGGTGGCAGTGGGACCTACGCTGGGGAGGTCCCTCACCTGTGCTGGCTGGTGGGCATGGGTTTGGGGAGCAGTTGGGTCTCTGGAGGCCTTGTGGTCAGGAGCACCCTTGTCCTGAGGAGAGGGGAGGCTCCTAAGATATGGGAGAACGTGGTACAGCCAGAGGTGCCTGACCTGGCCTGATGCCAAGCCCTCGGCCCATCCACAGATTGAGGCAGAGTCCACCCTGGCCTGCTGTGGGTGGTCAGCACAATGAGAGAATGAGCAGTGACCGGCAGGGAAGCCCgcagggctgctggggaggaGGGCCTTCATCAGGGAGCCCTAGGCCTACCCTGCCCTTCcagccagcttcagcctggtgcatGGGCATGCATGGGTAGGGTGGGGAGATCCCACCCTGTCCCAGTCCTCCCTGGGGCTGATAAGGGGGATCCCGCCCCCAGGGAGGGACAGCTGGGTCCTCTGTCCTGGAGCTCCTTGGCCACTGATATCCTGCTTCCCAATGGACTGAGGCAGCTTGGAGTTTTCCTGTCCTGGTGGGAGGAGCAAGCCCATGGTCATGGACTCGCCCGTAGTGCCTTCTGTTCTAGGGGGCAGCGTAGGCCACACCTGAGGCTCGGAACCCGCTTAgaccccctgcctgcccccacttCAGCATGGCATGGTGCTGACCCTGGAGCCCTTCACCCATGCTCTTTGGGCCAGACTGTTgtttgtgctgggccctgctgggcCACATTCGAGCTGCAGAGGGGAAGCAGTGGCCACTGTCCCCTGGCTGGGTGTCGTCCTCATGCAGCGGCTGGCACTTATGGTGGTGGATGAGTGGGGCACGTCCTGCTGGCTCCCTTGCTGCTAGGGCCCTGCTCGGTGTTGAGGCAGCACCCTGTACCCTGGTGGAACATCAGACTAAAGCTTCTCTCGGACTTGTGGTTAGCCTAGGTAGGGACACTGGAGGAATCCATCTTGGGTGTCCTAGTCTGGGTGCCATCCTGTGTCCACATACTGTGGTCAGATGTTGCCTGGGATTGGTGGGGCAGTGGGGGGGATGCAGCCCCAGGGAGCTCTTGCCCAGCCTAGCTGCTCCCCAGGGTAGGAGCCGGGGCCTTTcctgctgcagcccctgctgTGTGATCATAGGCCCTCAGGCCAGGCTGCCTGTGGACTGGCTGGGCACTCCTGCAGCTGTGTCTGCAGGGGTTTGGTCAGGCCAGCCAGAcgtggggccaggctgggcttgtCCCTTTGTGCAGCAGCAATGCCGAGTCCCTGGACAGACTGCTGCCACCTGTGGGCGCTGGCCGCTCACCTCGGAAGCGTACCACCAGCCAGTGCAAGTCAGAGCCACCGCTGCTGCGCACCAGCAAGAGGACCATCTACACAGCCGGCCGGCCACCGTGGTACAATGAGCATGGCACTCAGTCCAAGGAAGCTTTCGCCATCGGTGGGTGCTGGGCTCTGACACTGGGGTGGGCACATCCTGTGGCTGTGCGCTCATGGGTGCCCCCTCTGGCCTAcaggcctgggaggaggcagtgcCTCTGGAaagaccacagtggccaggatgaTCATCGAGGCCCTGGACGTGCCCTGGGTGGTACTGCTGTCCATGGACTCCTTCTACAAGGTCAGGGCGCCCTGCACCCCAGGCAGGGAACGTCGCCCACAGCCCCTGCCTTGCACCAGCTGCCCCTGAGCACTACATGTAACTCTAGCCTCCCCTACAGGTGCtgacccagcagcagcaggagcaggccgCCCGCAATGACTTCAACTTTGACCACCCTGATGCTTTTGACTTTGACCTCATCATCTCCACCCTCAAGAAACTCAAGCAGGGCAAGAGCGTCAAGGTGCCCGTCTATGACTTCACCACGCACAGCCGCAAGAAGGACTGGGTAGGCTGCGGGCGGTGGGGGCGGGGCTGCCGGCTGGGCACTGGAGCCTTCAGCTCTGGATCCCCCTTGCAGAAGACTCTGTATGGCGCCAACGTCATCATCTTTGAGGGCATCATGGCCTTCGCGGACAAAACGCTGCTGGAGGTGAGGGCCTGCACCACATGCCCAGGGCTGCCCCTCTTGCCTTGCCCTTCCTGGGACTGACCTGGCCActctcttggcctccccagtgggGTCTGTGCTGCTACTGCTCACCCCTGGGAGTTCCAGGTGGGCCTCAGCCAGCTCAGTCCTGTGGACTGCGGTCAGGACCTAGTGGCAGGGTCACCAGGACCTTCAGGCAGGAGTGGCTGACGGGACCCCGTGCAGGTGCGACCTGTGGCTGCTCCTGGTGTGAATCGTATCCCCACATTACTGCTCCCACCCTCGCCAGGCTCCTGGCCATGGGCTCCCCACGTTCAGGTCTCCACTGGCCCACTTGGCGGCACCTGCTCTGGTGCGTGTGGGCAGCTGCTGACCTGCTGTCCTTCAGCTCCTGGACATGAAGATCTTTGTGGACACTGACTCAGACATTCGCCTGGTGCGGCGGCTACGTCGTGATATTGGGGAGCGGGGCCGTGACATTGAGGGTGTTATCAAGCAGTACAATAAGTTTGTAAAACCAGCCTTTGACCAATACATCCAGCCTACCATGCGCCTGGCTGACATCGTGGTGCCCAGAGGTGAGGGGGGCtgccatgggggaggggtggtctggcccagccctgctccaccAGGCCCCCACATCTGACCATACCAGACCGCACAACATCCTGGACACGCCCCATCCTGTCTGACCCCTGTCCTCTGCAGCCAGTTTGACCCCTAGCTCTCACATCCAACCATGCCCTCCACATCTGGTCACACCCCCATAGCTGGCCATGCTCACGCTGCCAGTTTGAGCATGCCTTGCCCTAACCTTGGCCTGACTTTGCCCCGACCTGCCCAGGGAGCGGGAACACAGTGGCCATCGACCTGATAGTGCAGCATGTGCACAGCCAGCTGGAAGAGGTGAGCCCTGAGGCTGCATGGCTCCTCAGCCCTGTGCTGCCCCCGTCCCTGTTGCCCCCAGAGGCTGCCCAGCTCCTAGGCCCCTGCCCCCTGTGCTGTCCAGCTCCTCAGCCATTGCTTGCCCTGCTGCCTGTGCTGCTCAGTTCCtcagcccctgctgcctgccttgcCCCTTGGCCCCTGTGCTGCCCGACCCGAGGCTGCCCAGCTCCTCAGCCGCTGTTCACCCTGCTCCGTGCCCTACTCCCTGTACTGCCCAGCTCCTTAGCCCCTGCTCCCTGTGCTGCCCCCACCAGGTCACTGCAGGGGGCAGGGGTTTCTGGTCTGGTCCTGTAGGAAAAGCGCATGGGTAATGAGGGACCCACCAGCCTAGGATGGGCAGTGGCTCCTCATGGTGGGTTGTCCAGCCAGAGGCCCCACAGTATTCTGGGGCTAAGGCCTGTGGAGCAGAGCTGCCCCCCCCCGTGTGAATCCTGGCCCAGGTGGTCTCAGGTGAACGGCCCAGAGTCACTTGCCTCCCTGCACGGCTTCTGCCTTCCTGGGTGGAGGTAGCTGGCCACCTGCCCTGGTCACTGATGCCTCGCCTGTTCCCTTGTGTCTCCGCACGTTGCTGCCACAGCGTGAGCTCAGTGTCAGGTAagaccccccccccacacccctgTCTGCAGACATGGAGGCATTTCCAGCGGTGGGCAGGGTGTGCAACACAGCTAGGCTAGGCCACTGCCCTGGTCCCACAGTCCTTGTGCCAGGCGGAcctggctgcagcccagaggGGATGACCTCCTGGAGTTAGTCCCAGGGTTGCGGCCACTGGCGTGTCCCCTGCAGCCACATTTGCCTCAGCTCAAGGTCTGGGGCACCTTGGCTGCCTGTGCCCAGCACTCCTTGAGTGGGAAGGGGAGTGCTGCCGCTGCCCTGCTGTACCTGCACTGTCTCAGCACCAGGGCACACCCTTCTCCTGGACCCTGGTGGAGCTCCCGAAACCCTGGAAGTGCCTCCACCTGCCTCCCGTCCCTGCACGTCTGCTTGGTTCTCACCTGGTCTCTCAGCCAAGGCTTCTAGGGTGCCAAACTTGAGAAAATGCCCCAATGTGCTGAGCCCCGGCCAGCAAGAAAGCGGCAGCTGCGCCTCCAGCTCCTAGAAGCCTCGCTGGTGggcagggcggggccaggctaGGGCAGTGGGCACTCCTATCTCTCACCTGCCAGCTGCAGCCGTGCCCACTCTACTGAGTggtcttctctctgttctctcttcaCCATACCCCTGTGTCCTGCCCTGCTCCTCCCTGAACCGCCTGCACCTGGCGAGCAGAGGAAGCTGCGTTGGGATCTGTGAGCAGAGCGCTCTGGTTGTGCCTGCTGTGTGCCGCTTCCCTGCCCCGCACTTGCCCTGCACTGCCCCGTGCCTACCCCGCTGCCTCCAGGCAGTGCAGCAGGCAACACTGAGCCATTCCCTAAGGCTGGTGGGCGCTGTGTGCCCTGTCCCTGCACCTGTACCCTCTGCTTCCTCTGCCCATGTGCCCCACCCTGCACTCCTGGCACCTCACCATGGCTGTGCCCAATGGGAGTCCCAGCCACACTCCAGCACCTTGCACATGGCTGTGTTCCAGGGCTGCGCTGGCCTCGGCGCACCAGTACCACCCACTACCCCGCACACTGAGTGTTCTGGAGAGCTCGCCACAGGTGCGGGGCATGCATACCATCATCAGGTGAGACCCTGCAGGCACTCCCACAtcccccagccctgctcactgaACCCTAAGCCTGGCCACTGTCCCTGCCCACAGGGACAAGGAGACCAGCCGTGACGAGTTCATCTTCTACTCCAAGCGGCTCATGCGCCTGCTCATTGAGCACGCACTGTCCTTCCTGCCCTTCCAGGTATGGGGCCTGTGagaggcaggggctgcaggggcacTGGGCAACTGTTCGGGAGAGGGGTGGCAGCCACAGGGAGTGGAGTGCTGTGTCACCTTCGCTCACCTGCACCCGCTGCCCACAGGATTGTGTGGTGCAGACTCCACAAGGGCAGGACTACGCTGGCAAGTGCTATGCAGGGAAGCAGGTAGGTGCGGGCCTGGGGAGGGCGGGGTGAGGGGGTAGGGCGGGGCCAACTCAGCAATGGTGCACCCCACAGATCACAGGCGTATCCATCCTGCGGGCGGGTGAGACCATGGAGCCCGCACTGCGTGCTGTGTGCAAAGACGTGCGCATTGGCACCATCCTCATCCAGACCAACCCACTCACCGGAGAGCCTGAGGTgccagtgggggtggggatgaggaTGGGGTGCCATCCTCATCTAAACCAACCTGCCCACAGCTGGGGGGTCACAGGGGAGCCCTTGGTGTAGCGGGGATGGGGACACTGCAAACACTGAACCCACAACTGCCCACAGCTGCACTACCTGCGGCTGCCCAAGGACATCAGTGATGACCACGTGATCCTGATGGACTGCACTGTGTCCACGGGTGCTGCAGCCATGATGGCAGTGCGTGTGCTCCTGGTGAGTAGCATGTGGAGCAGGGTCAGCCCGCTGTGCTGTGCCGTGCCCGCTGTGTGACCTCTTTGCCCACAGGACCATGATGTGCCGGAGGACAAGATCTTCCTGCTGTCGCTGCTCATGGCAGAGATGGGCGTCCACTCGGTGGCCTATGCCTTCCCCAGCGTGCGCATCATCACCACGGCTGTGGACAAGCGCGTCAATGACCTGTTCCGGATCATTCCTGGCATCGgtgaggcccaggcccaggcccccagccccGCAGCTGGGGGAACCCCGAGACCCCCTCAGCAGCTTCTTGTCTCTCAGGGAACTTCGGCGACCGCTACTTTGGCACAGACGCAGTCCCTGATGGCAGCGATGAGGAAGAAGTGGCCTCAatgggctgacccacctgtccccTGGCTACTCCTtgtctgggccaggtgaaagctcAGTCTGGTGTTATGGCTGTCCACAATGCAGTGTGCCTGGTGTGTTTTACAAAACCAATAAAAGTTCCAGGGATGCAGACATGTGAGGTGGCCAGGCACCAGGGTGGGCACAAGCTCCACCCCCACTTCTGGCTCTGAGACACAGCAGGTATGGGGGCACACAGCTCAGTGGTGCTGAGTCTGGGCAGGGGACAGCTGATCACTGTCTTATGCACTTACCATGTGCTATTAAGGGACCTGGAGGGAACTTTGGGGGTGATGGCTGCAGAACAGCCAGGCCCTCCAGGGGGCAGCCGCATGTTTGATAATCAGGCACTCTCCTCTGCCCCTGCCAGAGGTGTCCACACACAATGCAAGGTCAACACTGCATTGAGCAGACAGGTTGGGCACGGGGTCAGGCACCCCAGTCTCTATCGTTGGTCCAGCTCAGAAGTCCCTGGGTGAAGGCCAGGCCATGGGTGACAAAGGCAGAAAGCATGACCAAAAAGCAGCTGGTCCTAGAACTTGTGGTCAGCAACGTCCCATGAGCATAGCCTCCCTGTGTCCACCCAGGCCCCCCTGTGTTCTTCCGGGTCCTGAGATGGGGGTTAGTTACCCCAGGGCTTCCAGCAGGCTTCTCCAAGGGAACAGCCCAGCAGCATCAGGTCATGTTGGGTCGAGTTCTTGGCTTGGTCCCAGGTGAGGCGTCCACCCTGGGTACTCCCTAGAGGGGGTAAAGTGCCACCCTCTGGGCCGTGCAAGAGAAAGGGTGAACGCCTGCTGGGCTGGCAAGGTGTGGACAGTACACACAGCTCCCTGGCCTCTTCTTCCATTTCCACAGTCCCAGGGCTGTAGAGGTGAAGCCTGGCTTAGAGTCCTGGACTGTGCCTTTAGCACTGCCAGCTGAGCATGCTGTCCCTGGAGCCACTCAAGTCAGCCCCAAGGGGTCACCTGTCTACCCATATAGCATGGGACAGTGATGGACCATCAAGGCGTGGATCCCTCAGGCCCAGGAGGGACAGCAGGCTACTGTCCTATGCTGGGGCAGAGGAGCCTCTTGGCCAGGCAGGTGATTCTTAGCTtggtgccaggagcctcccagGAGCAGCATGGATGAAGTTGAGGATGCTGCTCAGGCCAAGGGGGGCAACAAGTGCCCAACAGGGTTAAGGGAGGCAGTGTCCTGGAAGTGCCAGAGCTGTAGGTGGGGATGGAGCAGGTGGGCTCAGCCATGCTTGGGTTCCAGGGGCTGGCAGCAGCAGCTTGCTTGCGGGGCTGGGGACACCTGCCAGGCATGGCATCCCTCTGTTGTCAACCACCTTGTCTCAGGCACTTGTACACATACACTCCTATGTTAATAAACCCATATATCCCTACTCACCCCAAACACTACTGTAATGCCCAACTGCTCCCCCTGTCATACAGCTGCTGGCTGTACCACCATGTGGGCAGCCtagattgaatttctggctttggcttggcctagtcctggctgctgtggacacaggATGAGTACAACAGTGGACACCCCAGGCTGGACACAGCCTGGTGGGCAGCAAGGCTGTCAGGCCCCAGGTCCAGCTGTTTCACAGCAGACTAGGCCTGATGCCATCAGCCACACAAGACAACATGGCATATGGGAACTGTGAGGCAGTGGAGGTTGCTAGGCAAGTTTGTCATTTGAAAGGTCTCTCATTCCCCAGTTCACTCCCTGaagagccgcaacagccaggcctgaccaggtcaaacccaggatcctggagctccattcaggtctcccacatgggtgctggggcccaagcactggatagccatcctccactgacatGAAGTTGGgtcagaattggaacagccaggacgtgaactggtacccatgctGCTTGccagggcagcaggtgcagcttTCACGCACAGTGCCGCAGCACCTGATCTAATTCAGGTTTGAGGTGATTACCAATGAAGGTGCCCTGCCAGCGTCCATTTGGGTCCAACACTTTTGCCATGTTGGCAGCTGAGTGTTTCCACTCCACCTGCTGTGCCTTGCCCTTCACTGACCAAGGGCACACAGGGAGAGCCCAATTCTGGCATCTTTGATGTTGCTGTCAggctggctcctgccacccccaccGGATCCCCTCCCAGGCCCCAGAGTGTACAGGGCAATGCCCCCATGGGAGCCTCAGACTGGACCCCAGACTGATAGACAGAGGCTGTGCAAGTCTTGGGACCACGACCAGTGGCCAACAGCCACTACCTGCAAGGCGTGTCGTCCctggacagctgggacacaaatggctGGAGACTCAAAtgtccacagcccagcccagccatggcggCCACTGCCCTGAATGACAGGAGGGGCATGCCCTGTGACCTTGCCCCCACCTGTTCGATACTAGCCCAGAAAGGAGGCCTGTGGCTCAGAACTGCTCATGATAGTGACAATCATGATGTCAGGTGGGCACCTGAGACTGACAGAAGGTTCTGGGAACCATGGATGGCCTGCAGGGTTGGGTGCTGCCCACCAGGACTGGACCTTACGCCAGATTCTTGGGATACCCATCTGAGTTCCTCTCAGCACCAACTCTGCTGGGAGCCAGTGGAGCTGGGGGCCTGGTGTTTGCACTGTGTCCACAAGTGCCGGACAGCAACCCCAGGAGAATGCGAGGGCTCACTGGATAGAGTGCTGCAGACTCGGCTGCCCACCAGAGGCCCCAGGGGAACATAAGGGCCCCGCTTGTTCTCGTTGGGACAGGAAAGGGCCCAAGAAGTCCTTGATTTAGCAGGAAGGAAACCAGAAGCCCTTTCTCTGGTAGagcccccacccacctgcccaggtAGCCAGCACCTCCACAGCAGCTGGTTTATTTGGTTTCACGAATTCTACATGATTTATTTAGTTCACAG carries:
- the UCKL1 gene encoding uridine-cytidine kinase-like 1 isoform X8, translated to MAAPPTPADTTAPPPRARDADDSEGRLLPPVGAGRSPRKRTTSQCKSEPPLLRTSKRTIYTAGRPPWYNEHGTQSKEAFAIGLGGGSASGKTTVARMIIEALDVPWVVLLSMDSFYKVLTQQQQEQAARNDFNFDHPDAFDFDLIISTLKKLKQGKSVKVPVYDFTTHSRKKDWKTLYGANVIIFEGIMAFADKTLLELLDMKIFVDTDSDIRLVRRLRRDIGERGRDIEGVIKQYNKFVKPAFDQYIQPTMRLADIVVPRGSGNTVAIDLIVQHVHSQLEERKLRWDLAALASAHQYHPLPRTLSVLESSPQVRGMHTIIRDKETSRDEFIFYSKRLMRLLIEHALSFLPFQDCVVQTPQGQDYAGKCYAGKQITGVSILRAGETMEPALRAVCKDVRIGTILIQTNPLTGEPELHYLRLPKDISDDHVILMDCTVSTGAAAMMAVRVLLDHDVPEDKIFLLSLLMAEMGVHSVAYAFPSVRIITTAVDKRVNDLFRIIPGIGNFGDRYFGTDAVPDGSDEEEVASMG